Part of the Hyphomicrobiales bacterium genome is shown below.
GCATTGGGTTCTCGTCGCGGACCGGCCCCAGAGGCGGCTTTGCTGTATGAAGACCTAACGCCCGTTCCAGATAAATCTGAGCAAGCTAAAATATCAAACAAAACGCCCTCACCGGAAAGACGGCCTGATAAGCGGGAACGACGCCAAATTGAGGCCTTTAAAGGCGAATTTCGCTAGAGTTCTGCCCTGTTGGCAACAATGTTAGAAAAATATATTGCTTTTCTTCATATGCGCAGAATATCTCACCCTTGAGTTTCAAACCAAAACCCGATAAACGCGGCGGGACAGCTTTCAATCCCCCATAAAATGGCGGGTATGATTGAAACAGCAATAGGTATCAGGAGAACACCGTGACATACATCGTGACGGACAATTGTATTAAGTGCAAATACACCGACTGCGTAGAAGTTTGCCCTGTGGACTGCTTCTATGAAGGCGAGAATATGCTCGTCATCCATCCAGACGAATGCATTGATTGCGGTGTTTGTGAACCTGAGTGCCCTGCTGAAGCCATTAAACCGGATACTGAGCCTGGCCTCGAAGATTGGTTGAAAATCAATACTGATTACGCCGAGAAATGGCCGAATATTACGGTCAAAAAAGACCAGCTTCCAGAAGCGGAAGAATTTGATGGCAAAGAAGAGAAGTATAAAGAGTACTTTTCAGAAGCGCCTGGAACTGGTGATTAACTAGCTTTCCAACGTAAACAATACAGCTCATATTCGCGCTTAAGTTGAATGGGTAATTTTTCTCGCGGTTAACTTGTGTAAATAACTTGTTAATTTTTGAGCAATCTTAACCATACCACCTCACATCCGGTGTGCGGTGCACATAATCTTTGATTTTTAACGATTTTTATGGTACATACGGGGATAACAGCAAAGTTGCACCCTGTCTTGAAAGTTTAACAGCGGAAATAAATCCCACCAATTCGTTAAAATTTTAACGCTCCTTCCCAATTATGAATGGGGCGCATGGATAGCTTTCACTTTGCTCGTAATTAGCAGAAGCCCTTGGGAAACCTTAGGCAAACAGGAGTATATTCTTTAATGGCTACGACTAAAAAAACAACACAACGTCAAGGTTTCAAAACAGGTGAGTTCATTGTTTATCCATCACATGGCGTTGGTAAAATTGTCGGCATCGAAGAACAAGAAATTGCAGGCCTAACACTCGAACTATTTGTCATCGAATTTGAACAAGACAAAATGGTCCTTCGAGTTCCAACAGCAAAAGCTGATTCAGTTGGCATGCGTAAAATCTCAAGCGACGAAATCATTGCGAAGGCTCTTAAAACACTTCAAGGCCGTGCTCGTGTTAAACGCACGATGTGGAGCCGCCGTGCGCAGGAATATGAAGCCAAGATTAACTCTGGTGACCTCGTGTCTGTTTCAGAAGTTGTTCGTGACCTCTTCCGCGCTGAAGACCAACCTGAGCAATCTTATTCAGAGCGTCAACTTTATGAGCAAGCCCTCGATCGTATGGCTCGCGAAATCGCAGCCGTTGAAAAGCTGTCTGTGACCGAAAGCGTTCAGAAGATCGAAGTGAACCTTGCAAAAAGCCCACGCCGCGTTGCTAAGGCTGCTGAAGCGGAAACTGCAAATGATGCAGACGGCAAGCAAGAAGAAGCTGCTGCTTAATACCTCTTCGAATACAAGATCATTAAAACCCAGTTTGGTTGTCCAAGCTGGGTTTTTTCATTTTGACAGTCAGTTTAACGCGATCTGTAAGGACGCAGCACGACGCCTAGCCTGAGTTTCCATCATAGATCACTTTCACCAGTGATCCTGCTTCTACTTTCTGTCCACGCCTCAAGCCGTTCAAAACCATGAAAGCTTCAGGCGGATTTGCCACCAATCCGCGCATTGAACCTGCAAGACTGCTGACGCTATCTGAACTTTTTACTTTCACAATGCGAATGCGTAATGGCGAAAGGCTTCGCGCTTCGCCTCGTGACAACGTTCTAAAACTCGAAACCGTGGAACTCACCGCCCGATCAAACAAGGTCGATGGTGATTGCGTCGCGAAAATCATCCGATACGTCGACGTGGCCGACCGTATAACCGTGATCTTAAAACTCCAATTATTGACCGCAGCTACTGCAGAGGCAGCCTCTGATCCATTGACCGTGAACGACCTGATCGAGTTAGGATCAAGACCGTTCAACCAACCCGACGTCAAATATTGTGGCAGCGTCACCCCTACCGGAAGGTCAACACCATCAAAGCGCACCGCATCGCCGTTACCAGCGGTTGCAAGAACTGCTTCTCTCGTATTTTCAATCACATAGCCACTTGGGACAGAGAAGGTGAAAAGCAACTGCGGATGGAAGAATGACCGGTCACGAACAAAACCCTCTGCCGGATCGTCGCCAAAAATCATGCTATCAATTGATCGAAGATAGGCTTGTTTATCGCTCGACCCAAATCCAGGCGCACCAAATTGTCTGGCAGTAGCCCGCGCCTTTTGAATGCGACTTGGCGTTGATGGGTGAGAGGATAGAAAATTCGGACCATCATTCGATTTCGCAACCGTCGCCGTGGTCCGGTAGCTTTGATAGTTCGCCATGGTTTCCAAAAATCTGGAAGCCGCAAAGGGATCATATCCTGCAAGTGCCGAATTTTTCACGCCCACTTGATCGGCATCTAATTCTTGCTGCTGAGTAAATGCTGCAAAGGCTAATTGTCGCTGTTGGCGAATTGATTCAATGGTTGAGGTATCGCTAATCACCCCTTGAACCGCTTTTGCAACAATTTCGCTTTTACGCGCTTGTTGCAGCCTTTGTTGTCCGTGCTGGCTTGTGACATGCGCCATTTCATGAGCCAAAACGGCGGCCACTTCAGAGCCATCATTTGCCAACGCAATCAGCCCGCGCGTGATATACAAAAACCCACCGGGCAGCGCGAAAGCGTTGACTGTGGGTGAATTCAATATCGTAATTTGAAACCGCTGCGATGGGTCCTCTGATTTTGCAACCAGTCTTGAGACAATCTGCGCCAATTGGTTTTCGACCTGACGATTCGTATAGACACCGCCATAGGCTGCGATAATTCGTTTATTTTCTTTTTGAGAGGCCTTAACAAGCGCGCTGTTGGTGCGTCTTTTAGGCACAGGAGGCGCTGCTTTGCTTGTATCAATCGCCGTGCCGTTAATGGTCGATGATGGCCCATTGGTTACATCAGGACCACCCCTCAAAAGGCCGAGGTCTGAACAGGAGGCGAGAAACAGCGCTATCCCGCACGTGAAAACCCCGCGGGCCAAAAGCCCACGGCGACGCTTATCGCGTGGTCTATCAAGGGAGAAATGCTTCGTCACTCGCTGAGCATCTCCATCTGCGTCAGATGGTCAATCCGCATACTCGGGCCATAATACAAGTCTAAAAATCCTCTCAACTGTACCTGCTGACCCACTAAATTGGAATTGAAATTCACACTATTCTCGAATGTTTTACTTACTAAAGGAGAAAGATAGGCAGTAAAATCTTTTTTCCAATTATCACCAAAGTTGATTGAAATGCCACGTTTCGTGCGACGGACTTCAGTGACAGTGCCTTGAATAATCACGAATTCACCCTCCAAGCCCCACAATCGCTGACTATTTGCTGACAAGACCGGAACAATTCCAGCCTGTCTTACTGACCCGAATGTAGGTTCTTTTGGTGCTATTGCAATCAAATCGACCTTTATTTGATCAAATTCACAATTCGACACAAAAGTTTTTCTCAATTGAGGATTAGGCATATAAGCAGCAGATCGTGAACGGATGAGTGCTTCTTGGGCGAGATTAGGCTCCTCGCTCGCATCTTTGGCATATAAAAACACCGGCTCTCGGCCATAGCGGTCCGCTGGCCCGCTGGCCAAAATGCGGATTTCATGTCCCGCAATCATTCGTCTCATTTTCGCAAGCGTTTGGGACGAAAGTGTTCCAGTTTCTTTGTTAAGTGGGAAAAACAAATCAGCAAGTTTTAAGCGACGTGCATCATCCAAGAATAAAACGCCGTGATCATCAATTTTTGTGATTGTTACTGGTGTCGCATTTTCAAAAGAGCATTCACTCAATTTGAGAGTTTCATCCGCAAGCGGGCTTGTTTGAAAGGTTGAAACGCTCAACCAGATAACGACAAACAAACCTATGACATACCAACACCGCATAACCGACCCTAACACAGAACCTTGCACGGTGACATTGCGAAGACCCTCCGCAATTCCTGCTTGGCATCCCCTTCAAATTGAGATTAAACATCGTGCACGATGAACACTCCTTATTTCACCTCAACCAACGGCTGGAATGACTGAATGACAAACGATGTTTTGATGTTCCTTCTAGCCGGTGCAATTGCTGGTGGGTTTGTAAATGGTCTTGCAGGTACAGGCACCGCGCTTCTCACTCTCGGGTTCTGGCTTCAAGCAATTCCTCCCTTGGAGGCCGTTGCTATGGTGCTGGTGATTTCCATCATCTCAGGAATTCAAGGCATGGTGTTGGTTTGGAAAACCATTGAATGGCGTCGCGTCCTGCGGTTCGTGCTGCCAGCACTCATTGCCATGCCTATCGGGCTCTATTTATTGGATGTGATTGATGTCCGTGCTTTAAAACTAATCGTGGCAGTTTTGCTCGTTACATACGGCGGGTTCTTTTCCTTTCGAAAAAATCTCCCTCTCATTTCAAAGCCGACTTACATCCTCGACGCGCTGATCGGATTTAGCGGTGGCATTTTGGGGGCGCTTGGTGGGTTGTCTGGTGCAATACCAACCATGTGGTGCGCGCTTCGCACTTGGACGAAAACCGAACAGCGCTCATTACTCCAACCTTTCAACATGGTTGTTTTAAATGTCGCAGCAGTTCTGCTCTTCTTCAAAGGCGCTTACACAGCGCCCGTTTTATCCAACCTTGTGTTTGTCG
Proteins encoded:
- the fdxA gene encoding ferredoxin FdxA — encoded protein: MTYIVTDNCIKCKYTDCVEVCPVDCFYEGENMLVIHPDECIDCGVCEPECPAEAIKPDTEPGLEDWLKINTDYAEKWPNITVKKDQLPEAEEFDGKEEKYKEYFSEAPGTGD
- a CDS encoding CarD family transcriptional regulator yields the protein MATTKKTTQRQGFKTGEFIVYPSHGVGKIVGIEEQEIAGLTLELFVIEFEQDKMVLRVPTAKADSVGMRKISSDEIIAKALKTLQGRARVKRTMWSRRAQEYEAKINSGDLVSVSEVVRDLFRAEDQPEQSYSERQLYEQALDRMAREIAAVEKLSVTESVQKIEVNLAKSPRRVAKAAEAETANDADGKQEEAAA
- a CDS encoding M48 family metalloprotease — encoded protein: MTKHFSLDRPRDKRRRGLLARGVFTCGIALFLASCSDLGLLRGGPDVTNGPSSTINGTAIDTSKAAPPVPKRRTNSALVKASQKENKRIIAAYGGVYTNRQVENQLAQIVSRLVAKSEDPSQRFQITILNSPTVNAFALPGGFLYITRGLIALANDGSEVAAVLAHEMAHVTSQHGQQRLQQARKSEIVAKAVQGVISDTSTIESIRQQRQLAFAAFTQQQELDADQVGVKNSALAGYDPFAASRFLETMANYQSYRTTATVAKSNDGPNFLSSHPSTPSRIQKARATARQFGAPGFGSSDKQAYLRSIDSMIFGDDPAEGFVRDRSFFHPQLLFTFSVPSGYVIENTREAVLATAGNGDAVRFDGVDLPVGVTLPQYLTSGWLNGLDPNSIRSFTVNGSEAASAVAAVNNWSFKITVIRSATSTYRMIFATQSPSTLFDRAVSSTVSSFRTLSRGEARSLSPLRIRIVKVKSSDSVSSLAGSMRGLVANPPEAFMVLNGLRRGQKVEAGSLVKVIYDGNSG
- a CDS encoding sulfite exporter TauE/SafE family protein, which encodes MTNDVLMFLLAGAIAGGFVNGLAGTGTALLTLGFWLQAIPPLEAVAMVLVISIISGIQGMVLVWKTIEWRRVLRFVLPALIAMPIGLYLLDVIDVRALKLIVAVLLVTYGGFFSFRKNLPLISKPTYILDALIGFSGGILGALGGLSGAIPTMWCALRTWTKTEQRSLLQPFNMVVLNVAAVLLFFKGAYTAPVLSNLVFVVPTALIGSLIGIAVFKRLNDNQFRRLLIALMLVSGLILLGQELLSG